The following proteins are encoded in a genomic region of Pyricularia oryzae 70-15 chromosome 6, whole genome shotgun sequence:
- a CDS encoding pyridoxamine phosphate oxidase has product MKILPSLTPDLTEWALKQPLFYVASAPTYGQHVNVSPKGLASTSLAVLSPNRIAYLDRTGSGCETIAHLYENGRVTVMFNSFGAAPRILRLFCHRREVVERADEENFAAWIERLGMPSRPDGARAVIVLDVFKVTTSCGFAVPMVKRQFWDKEEGGEAELAVFEDRQTLNQNAAKKEELGKIFEYQIQNNVVSLDGLPGLKGARRAHPDAKLGVLPGHVRAYAGRVLAQHEGMAVGFLAALLLWVMVTALTRGSQGLTLAN; this is encoded by the coding sequence ATGAAGATCCTCCCATCCCTCACCCCCGACCTCACCGAGTGGGCTCTGAAACAACCACTCTTTTACGTGGCCTCGGCGCCGACCTACGGGCAGCACGTCAACGTCTCCCCCAAGGGCTTGGCGTCGACTTCGCTGGCTGTCCTGTCGCCGAACCGCAtcgcctacctggaccgcaCCGGCTCCGGCTGCGAGACCATAGCGCACCTGTACGAGAACGGCCGGGTGACCGTCATGTTCAACTCGTTCGGTGCCGCTCCCCGCATCCTCCGGCTCTTCTGCCACCGCAGGGAGGTGGTGGAGCGCGCCGACGAGGAGAATTTTGCCGCCTGGATCGAGCGGCTGGGGATGCCGTCGCGGCCCGACGGCGCCAGGGCAGTCATCGTCCTCGACGTGTTCAAGGTCACCACCAGCTGCGGCTTCGCCGTGCCCATGGTCAAGCGCCAGTTCTGGGACAAGGAGGAGGGCGGCGAGGCGGAGCTGGCCGTGTTTGAGGATCGGCAGACGCTGAACCAGAACGCAgccaagaaggaggagcTCGGCAAGATCTTTGAGTACCAGATCCAAAACAACGTCGTGTCCCTGGACGGCCTGCCCGGGCTCAAGGGCGCGAGGAGGGCGCACCCCGACGCCAAGTTGGGAGTGCTGCCGGGACACGTCAGGGCATACGCCGGGAGGGTGCTCGCGCAGCACGAGGGGATGGCCGTCGGGTTTTTGGCTGCTTTGCTGCTTTGGGTGATGGTGACGGCGCTCACCCGAGGCAGTCAGGGGCTGACTCTTGCAAACTAA